A stretch of the Haladaptatus cibarius D43 genome encodes the following:
- a CDS encoding ABC transporter ATP-binding protein yields the protein MPAIRVEGLQKTFGDDEAAVTAIDDISFEIESGTVVGILGPNGAGKTTTIKSMLGLVLPDAGTVEITGQDVHERPSRAYKNVGAILEGARNIYWKLTVQENLSFFAGIGGDDPSELYDRHEALLKQFDLDDYADTPVNDLSRGMKQKASLASTLARDVDVVFMDEPTLGLDIETSLELRAELKRLADEDVTIVLCSHDMDVIETVCDSVLILNNGSIIEYDEVNALLDLFHTRQYEITLERPVGSHVRQQLERVIDADITEAGDRLTVVFTVVEGDEIYDAVNILQDNEQDIRDITSVEPNLEDVFLRLTETGPKSDGSGVAQEVSNVGND from the coding sequence ATGCCAGCGATACGCGTCGAGGGATTGCAAAAGACGTTCGGGGACGATGAGGCTGCCGTAACTGCTATCGACGATATCTCGTTCGAAATCGAGAGCGGAACTGTCGTCGGGATACTCGGCCCGAACGGGGCCGGAAAGACAACGACGATCAAGTCGATGCTCGGGCTGGTACTTCCCGACGCAGGAACCGTCGAAATCACGGGACAAGATGTTCACGAACGGCCGAGCCGCGCGTACAAAAACGTCGGTGCGATACTCGAAGGTGCACGGAACATCTACTGGAAACTCACGGTGCAGGAAAATCTCTCCTTTTTTGCGGGCATCGGCGGAGACGACCCAAGCGAATTATACGACCGACACGAAGCACTGCTGAAACAGTTCGACCTCGACGATTACGCTGACACCCCAGTTAACGACCTTTCCCGGGGGATGAAACAAAAAGCCTCTCTGGCATCGACACTAGCGCGTGACGTTGACGTTGTGTTCATGGACGAACCGACCCTCGGACTCGACATCGAAACGTCACTCGAACTCCGTGCCGAACTCAAGCGACTCGCCGACGAGGACGTAACCATCGTACTCTGTAGTCACGACATGGATGTCATCGAAACGGTCTGTGACAGCGTTTTAATACTCAACAACGGTTCCATCATCGAGTACGACGAGGTGAACGCGTTGCTGGACTTATTCCACACGCGCCAGTACGAAATTACTCTCGAACGTCCGGTTGGCAGTCACGTCCGACAGCAACTTGAACGGGTGATAGACGCGGACATCACGGAGGCGGGTGACCGACTCACCGTTGTGTTCACCGTCGTTGAGGGGGACGAAATATACGACGCGGTCAACATCCTTCAGGACAACGAACAGGACATTCGGGACATCACTTCTGTCGAACCGAACTTGGAGGACGTGTTCCTTCGACTCACCGAAACGGGCCCGAAATCGGATGGGTCAGGCGTCGCACAGGAGGTGAGCAACGTTGGCAACGACTGA
- a CDS encoding ABC transporter permease has product MATTETGQSTESADDDSPSLLALVKVVFYKQYVLFVRYPINTASLLLTLITFFTLIFFGGRAIAGPSLSDSLNGIIVGFFLFTLSITSYSGLAWNVTHEAQWGTLERLFMSPHGFGTIMAVKSVVNICFSFFWGGVLLVFMMATTGRWLTIDPLTIVPLLALTLMSVVGIGFFFAGLALVYKRIENLFQIVQFAFVGLIAAPAGEVEALKLLPVTHGSHLTQRAMQDSLRLWEFQPTEIGLLVATSVIYLVIGYYSFYRSGIKARKNGLLGHY; this is encoded by the coding sequence TTGGCAACGACTGAGACGGGACAATCGACCGAATCTGCCGACGACGATAGCCCATCCCTGCTGGCACTGGTAAAAGTTGTCTTTTACAAACAGTACGTTCTCTTCGTTCGCTACCCTATCAACACGGCGAGCCTGCTTTTGACGCTCATCACGTTCTTCACGCTGATATTTTTCGGCGGAAGGGCCATTGCAGGCCCTTCGCTGAGCGACTCACTCAACGGAATCATCGTCGGTTTCTTTCTCTTCACGCTCTCGATTACGTCTTACTCGGGACTCGCGTGGAACGTTACGCACGAGGCTCAGTGGGGAACGTTAGAACGGTTGTTCATGTCACCGCACGGGTTTGGAACCATCATGGCCGTGAAATCGGTTGTTAACATCTGTTTCAGTTTCTTCTGGGGTGGTGTGTTACTGGTGTTCATGATGGCGACGACCGGTCGTTGGCTGACCATCGATCCGCTAACGATTGTTCCGTTGTTAGCGCTCACGCTGATGTCTGTCGTCGGTATCGGATTTTTCTTCGCAGGACTCGCACTGGTGTACAAGCGTATCGAAAATCTGTTTCAAATAGTACAATTCGCATTTGTCGGACTGATTGCTGCCCCCGCCGGAGAGGTTGAAGCACTGAAACTGCTCCCAGTCACTCATGGTAGTCATTTGACTCAAAGAGCAATGCAGGACAGTCTCCGACTCTGGGAATTTCAGCCCACTGAAATCGGCCTGCTTGTGGCCACTAGCGTCATCTATCTTGTAATCGGCTACTACAGTTTCTATCGGTCAGGAATCAAAGCGCGCAAGAATGGCTTGCTCGGTCACTACTAA